One Xyrauchen texanus isolate HMW12.3.18 chromosome 2, RBS_HiC_50CHRs, whole genome shotgun sequence genomic window carries:
- the nitr10a gene encoding novel immune-type receptor 10a yields MHVSISDSGFYFCGATDYQVHFGSGTQLEVKEKKVIIMKNDTEISKKDNEKYLVSTKECSQDIFFKLTLLFGGIIVCTFIISLIIAIIRQHKRQKQKKVTECQEQHIDDKEPDSVEYAAVHFSMKPRTAGRHTEDTIVMYTDST; encoded by the exons ATGCATGTGAGTATTTCTGATTCTGGCTTCTACTTTTGTGGAGCTACAGATTATCAAGTACATTTTGGCAGTGGAACACAGCTTGAAGTTAAAG aaaagaaagtcataataaTGAAAAATGACACAGAAATCTCAAAAAAAG ATAATGAGAAATATCTTGTGTCTACTAAGGAGTGTTCTCAAGACATCTTTTTCAAACTGACCCTCTTATTTGGTGGCATAATTGTTTGTACATTTATCATATCTCTCATCATTGCCATTATCAGGCAACACAAAAGACAGAAGCAGAAAAAAG TCACTGAATGTCAAGAACAACACATTGATGACAAG gaGCCAGATTCAGTTGAATATGCTGCAGTTCATTTCTCAATGAAACCCAGGACAGCAGGAAGACACACTGAGGATACAATAGTTATGTACACAGACAGCACATGA